One part of the Alligator mississippiensis isolate rAllMis1 chromosome 3, rAllMis1, whole genome shotgun sequence genome encodes these proteins:
- the ANKRA2 gene encoding ankyrin repeat family A protein 2 isoform X3, whose product MASSASLDVGAQLIVEECTNSYSLSHMPDIKVEHQLDSNPEEGPAQGVAMGMKFILPNRFDMNVCSRFVKSLNEEDSKNIQDQVNSDLEVASVLFKAECNIHTSPSPGIQVRHVYTPSTTKHFSPIKQSTTLTNKHRGNEVSTTPLLVNSLSVHQLAAQGEMLYLATRIEQANRQPIGTENIINHKDEEGFTPLMWAAAHGQIAVVEFLLQNGADPQILGKGRESALSLACSKGYTDIVKMLLDCGVDVNEYDWKMAPTQLLRQTQATIPWI is encoded by the exons ATGGCATCTTCAGCAAGCCTAGATGTTGGGGCCCAGTTAATTGTGGAAGAGTGTACCAACAGCTACAGTCTGTCGCATATGCCAGACATTAAAGTAGAGCACCAGCTTGACTCTAACCCAGAGGAAGGCCCAGCTCAGGGTGTTGCCATGGGAATGAAATTTATTTTGCCCAATAGATTTGATATGAACGTCTGCTCTCGATTTGTGAAGTCTTTGAACGAAGAAGATAGTAAAAATATTCAAGACCAGGTTAACTCTGACCTCGAAGTGGCTTCTGTCTTATTCAAAG CTGAATGCAACATCCATACTTCCCCTTCCCCGGGAATTCAAGTAAGACATGTGTACACTCCATCGACAACTAAACACTTTTCACCCATAAAACAATCAACTACCTTAACTAACAAGCATAGGGGAAATGAGGTCTCTACCACACCTCTGCTTGTAAATT CTCTGTCTGTTCACCAGCTTGCTGCCCAGGGGGAAATGTTGTATTTGGCTACACGCATTGAACAAG caaacaGACAGCCAATAGGAACAG AAAACATAATCAACCATAAGGATGAAGAAGGATTTACCCCCCTGATGTGGGCTGCAGCTCATGGGCAGATAGCAGTTGTAGAATTTCTGCTTCAAAAT ggtGCAGACCCTCAAATTCTGGGAAAGGGGCGAGAGAGTGCCCTGTCATTGGCCTGTAGTAAGGGGTACACGGATATTGTCAAAATGCTGCTTGATTGTGGAGTTGATGTGAATGAGTATGACTGG